The following proteins are co-located in the Lentibacillus sp. JNUCC-1 genome:
- a CDS encoding serine hydrolase domain-containing protein, giving the protein MPKDTLTEIITYINNYVHYKKIPGLAVGMTANGNTVFVKGFGVRQINDLYSRVNADTIFSIQSLTKSFTASALVHLAEHTDFNLDRPVIDYLPYFRTKSGAFHEITTRHILSHTAGFPEDVWVASLLDSAMMTFAKDMPEYRFLDEKFPDVEQFLTRFGSREDITRYFAEIDLSYIPGESWAYCTDAYVIAADILEKVSGLSWEAYVATHILNPLDLSRTMVTPSFVAEEENIASYYLKTIDAPIETPLPKNAVGAPMGFMYSTIRDLLIYLQAHMKSDERIMSETSFAEMQTPFAKRKEGLSYGLGWKIMSKDGVKIVSHAGGYPGVSSFAAMIPDYQLGIVLLANTDSLRLETVADKVMNMWLRKTHS; this is encoded by the coding sequence GTGCCTAAAGACACCCTGACCGAGATCATTACCTATATCAATAATTACGTTCATTATAAGAAAATTCCTGGTCTGGCCGTCGGTATGACCGCTAATGGAAACACGGTTTTTGTAAAAGGATTTGGCGTTAGACAGATAAATGATTTGTACAGCCGGGTCAACGCTGATACGATTTTCTCCATCCAAAGTCTTACGAAAAGCTTTACAGCCAGTGCCCTTGTGCATCTTGCTGAACACACAGATTTTAACCTAGATCGGCCGGTCATCGACTATCTGCCTTATTTCCGAACGAAAAGTGGCGCATTTCACGAGATAACGACTCGGCATATTTTGAGCCATACAGCTGGGTTTCCAGAAGATGTCTGGGTAGCGTCACTGCTTGACAGTGCTATGATGACCTTTGCTAAGGATATGCCGGAGTACCGCTTTTTGGATGAAAAGTTTCCAGATGTAGAGCAATTTCTGACCCGATTTGGGTCAAGAGAGGATATCACCCGGTATTTTGCCGAGATCGATTTAAGTTATATACCGGGTGAGTCATGGGCTTATTGTACGGATGCCTATGTCATTGCTGCAGATATTTTGGAAAAGGTAAGCGGTTTATCTTGGGAAGCGTATGTAGCAACCCATATTTTGAACCCGCTTGACCTGTCACGGACTATGGTCACCCCGTCGTTTGTCGCGGAAGAGGAGAACATCGCATCCTATTATTTAAAAACAATTGATGCCCCTATAGAAACGCCTCTTCCAAAAAACGCAGTCGGTGCACCAATGGGCTTCATGTATTCGACGATAAGAGATTTATTGATTTACCTCCAGGCACATATGAAGTCAGATGAGCGGATCATGTCCGAGACAAGCTTTGCAGAGATGCAAACGCCCTTCGCCAAACGAAAGGAAGGCTTGAGCTATGGCTTGGGGTGGAAAATCATGTCGAAGGACGGGGTGAAAATTGTTAGCCATGCGGGCGGATATCCCGGTGTGAGCAGTTTTGCAGCAATGATACCTGACTATCAACTTGGAATTGTGCTGCTTGCTAATACCGATTCATTGCGGCTGGAGACGGTTGCAGACAAAGTCATGAATATGTGGCTGCGGAAAACACACTCATGA
- a CDS encoding sensor histidine kinase, which translates to MPFFTLRLLTFVGLWTLLIVKYSENAAISLLFFAAALSLYFFLSIKNVHIWIYYTLSAVIMLHALLLTEHVLVSSLILGSVVGHAAYRHKGRAFTFYVGVNALILIALSFLQDKHSIDAAVTGLFLVVMAVLLNKAVLARDKQIELYEELLSEYHRLKRLNVKADQTVRIQERTRIARDLHDSVGHKLTSLIMKLEMLAIQEKNPEYRSLKQLAEDGLKETRDAVQTLQSDEQEGLATVINLIRKLEAESHIMIQFTIKEGVLSTPLSNAKSVVLYRVLQEALTNVMRHGQTREVQMTLGKSAIDDISFEIENAHHAKKPYIPGFGLRNMKKRVEEVGGTISIYQTETKFIVSGTIPSD; encoded by the coding sequence TTGCCCTTTTTTACATTGCGTCTCTTGACTTTCGTTGGATTATGGACGCTGTTGATTGTTAAATACAGTGAAAATGCAGCTATCAGTTTGTTATTCTTTGCTGCAGCATTGAGTCTTTATTTTTTTCTATCCATAAAAAATGTACATATTTGGATCTACTACACGCTCTCGGCTGTTATAATGCTCCATGCTCTATTGTTGACTGAGCATGTACTTGTCTCAAGTTTAATCTTAGGAAGTGTAGTTGGGCACGCTGCGTATCGCCATAAGGGCCGTGCTTTCACTTTTTATGTTGGTGTTAACGCATTGATATTAATAGCCCTGTCCTTCCTGCAGGATAAGCATTCGATTGATGCAGCTGTCACTGGCTTGTTTCTGGTCGTTATGGCTGTGCTGCTAAATAAAGCAGTTCTTGCTCGTGATAAGCAAATAGAGTTATATGAAGAATTGCTTAGCGAATACCACCGACTGAAACGATTGAATGTAAAGGCAGATCAAACGGTAAGGATTCAAGAACGCACACGTATTGCTCGTGATCTGCATGACTCAGTGGGGCATAAGCTCACATCACTTATTATGAAACTGGAAATGTTGGCAATCCAAGAAAAAAATCCGGAGTATCGTTCATTAAAACAATTGGCTGAGGATGGACTTAAAGAAACAAGAGATGCTGTACAAACGCTTCAAAGTGATGAACAGGAAGGCCTGGCTACTGTCATTAATCTCATTCGTAAGCTTGAAGCTGAAAGCCATATCATGATTCAATTTACAATTAAAGAAGGTGTCTTATCCACACCACTTTCAAATGCCAAAAGCGTTGTCTTGTATCGAGTGCTCCAGGAAGCACTGACTAACGTCATGCGGCATGGCCAAACACGAGAGGTTCAGATGACGCTTGGCAAGTCAGCGATTGATGACATCTCATTTGAAATTGAGAATGCTCATCATGCCAAGAAACCCTACATACCTGGATTCGGGCTTCGCAATATGAAAAAGCGCGTAGAAGAAGTAGGCGGCACCATCAGCATCTATCAAACCGAAACAAAGTTTATCGTTTCAGGAACCATACCGAGTGATTGA
- a CDS encoding MDR family MFS transporter translates to MEKKQQMLIVIILISGAFLAILNQTLLATAIPPIMDEYGLTENTAQWVTTIFMLVNGIMIPVTAFLIERFTTRGLLLTAMSTFAVGTLICALSPTFAILMTGRVVQAAGAGIMMPLMMTVLLLIFPVEKRGSAMGLVGLAISFAPAIGPALSGWVIDHYPWRIMFYIILPLALLDILFAYLLMKNVTERTFPRVDIISIVMSVLGFGGLLFGFSSVGNHGWASSLVIGPLVVGIVSLVLFISRQLKLKQPILEFRVFQYKTFAISTVIGMIAFLGLIGSETILPIYMQNMAGFTPFESGIMLMPGALLMGLMSPITGRIFDRYGARLLLITGLSILTITTLMFTRLTPETTFVYLSVVFAIRMFGLSMVMMPVTTAGLNQLPKRLIPHGTAMTNTMRQVAASIGTAVLITVMTMGALNQGIMPSDMVHGVNLAFYVMAGLTFVGLLMAFKMKSGISRVEPAEEQKAQLNA, encoded by the coding sequence ATGGAGAAAAAACAACAAATGCTGATTGTAATTATATTGATTTCGGGCGCTTTTCTTGCCATACTGAACCAAACGCTGCTCGCAACAGCAATTCCACCGATTATGGATGAATACGGCCTTACAGAAAATACGGCACAATGGGTGACAACAATCTTTATGCTCGTTAACGGGATTATGATTCCGGTAACAGCGTTCTTGATTGAACGCTTTACGACAAGGGGGTTGCTTTTAACAGCAATGTCAACGTTTGCAGTGGGGACACTTATTTGTGCACTCTCCCCAACGTTTGCCATCTTAATGACTGGCCGGGTGGTGCAAGCCGCTGGTGCTGGGATTATGATGCCGCTCATGATGACGGTGCTCTTGCTCATTTTCCCCGTGGAAAAACGCGGTTCGGCAATGGGCTTGGTAGGGCTTGCGATTTCATTTGCTCCTGCCATCGGTCCGGCATTATCCGGCTGGGTGATTGATCATTATCCATGGCGAATTATGTTTTATATCATTTTGCCGCTTGCATTACTTGATATTTTGTTTGCATACTTATTAATGAAAAATGTAACTGAACGCACCTTCCCTAGAGTGGACATCATCTCAATTGTTATGTCTGTATTAGGTTTTGGGGGTTTGTTGTTTGGGTTCAGCAGTGTTGGAAATCATGGGTGGGCAAGCAGTCTTGTTATTGGTCCGCTCGTCGTAGGAATTGTGTCACTTGTATTATTCATTAGCCGCCAGCTTAAATTGAAGCAGCCCATTTTGGAATTTCGGGTTTTTCAGTATAAAACATTTGCGATTTCGACGGTCATCGGAATGATCGCGTTTCTTGGTCTGATTGGCTCCGAGACCATTTTGCCGATTTACATGCAAAACATGGCTGGGTTTACGCCGTTTGAATCAGGTATTATGTTGATGCCAGGTGCTCTTTTAATGGGGCTGATGTCGCCCATAACGGGAAGGATATTTGACCGGTATGGGGCAAGGCTTCTTTTAATTACCGGTTTGTCGATTCTGACAATCACAACGCTGATGTTCACAAGGTTAACGCCTGAGACAACCTTTGTATATTTATCAGTCGTGTTTGCCATTCGGATGTTTGGATTATCAATGGTTATGATGCCGGTAACGACTGCTGGGCTGAACCAGCTTCCAAAGCGGTTGATTCCACATGGCACAGCTATGACCAACACGATGCGGCAGGTGGCAGCTTCCATCGGCACGGCGGTTTTGATCACAGTAATGACTATGGGCGCATTAAATCAGGGAATTATGCCGAGCGACATGGTGCATGGTGTAAATCTTGCTTTCTATGTAATGGCTGGGTTAACATTCGTAGGTCTGCTCATGGCGTTTAAGATGAAAAGCGGCATATCAAGAGTGGAACCTGCGGAAGAACAGAAAGCTCAGTTGAATGCCTAA
- a CDS encoding SDR family oxidoreductase, which yields MHTFFMTGYPGFLAQRLLRQLLNDHGTHIDHIYLLVLPSLEGQATQDIHYFAKKHSLNPGMFSILPGDITQPDLGLNREHTAHLIQTVTHVFHLAAIYDLAVPETLAWNVNVEGTRHVNNWVQTISSLKRYVYVSTAYVSGRREGDIYEHELSCGQTFKNHYERTKFEAERQVDHLKSVIPLTIIRPGIVKGHAETGETIKFDGLYFMLNFLDSIRHLPVLPYLGDGKAEGNFVPADYVLKATSFLSMADIGVGKTYHLTDPNPYKMRDIYKLLAYYYLGRTPSGHMPLPMAKIGLSFSLMRKYTGTEQEALDYFTTEARFDCSQAQKDLQKSDITCPDLVDTIPSMVSFYRRYKDDYARQINII from the coding sequence ATGCACACTTTTTTCATGACTGGGTATCCCGGTTTTCTTGCTCAGCGCCTTTTAAGACAGCTTTTGAATGATCACGGAACACATATTGACCATATTTACTTACTCGTATTACCCTCTTTGGAAGGACAAGCCACACAGGACATTCACTACTTTGCTAAAAAACACAGCCTAAATCCAGGTATGTTTTCAATTTTGCCTGGGGATATCACCCAACCTGACCTCGGTCTTAACCGGGAACATACAGCACACCTGATTCAAACCGTTACACACGTTTTTCATCTGGCGGCCATTTATGATTTGGCGGTGCCCGAAACCTTGGCTTGGAATGTGAATGTTGAAGGCACGCGTCACGTGAACAACTGGGTCCAAACCATTTCTTCACTCAAACGTTATGTATATGTAAGCACAGCTTATGTGTCAGGCAGACGCGAAGGTGACATTTATGAGCATGAGCTGTCGTGCGGCCAGACATTTAAGAATCATTATGAAAGAACAAAATTTGAAGCAGAAAGACAAGTCGACCACTTAAAGTCGGTTATCCCATTAACCATTATTCGGCCGGGAATTGTGAAAGGGCATGCTGAAACTGGTGAAACAATTAAATTTGACGGGCTGTATTTCATGTTGAATTTTCTTGACAGCATCCGCCACCTGCCTGTGCTTCCCTACCTTGGAGACGGGAAGGCAGAAGGGAATTTTGTGCCAGCTGATTATGTATTAAAAGCAACAAGTTTTCTTTCTATGGCGGATATAGGGGTAGGAAAAACGTATCATCTTACAGACCCAAATCCCTATAAAATGCGTGACATTTATAAGTTGCTCGCCTACTACTATCTCGGCAGGACGCCATCGGGACACATGCCCCTTCCAATGGCAAAAATCGGCCTGTCCTTCAGCCTAATGCGAAAGTATACCGGAACAGAACAAGAAGCCCTGGATTACTTTACGACCGAAGCTCGTTTTGACTGCAGCCAGGCACAAAAAGATCTACAGAAAAGTGATATCACATGTCCTGACCTTGTAGACACAATTCCGAGCATGGTCAGTTTCTATCGCCGATATAAGGACGACTACGCAAGACAGATCAACATCATATAG
- a CDS encoding alpha/beta hydrolase: MKEKYPVMKEAEAFYYPGNNIGVLISHGFTGTTQSMREVGKQIAEAGYTVYGPRLTGHGTDPEDMEKATYQDWIHDVEAGLEKLKETCSTVFVVGLSMGGTLTLYLAEEHPEISGIMTINGAVDMSEFETGYQQLQASGERFVEGIGSDIKKEGVTELAYEKTPVKAMGELVALMKQVRENLSKVTTPTLIFSSDEDHVVPPENAQMIYRSIGSHDKEIIAMKNSYHVATLDNDMPLIVSECLDFIEKQRNE, from the coding sequence ATGAAAGAAAAATATCCCGTTATGAAAGAAGCAGAAGCGTTCTATTACCCTGGTAATAACATTGGAGTTTTGATCAGTCATGGCTTTACAGGAACGACTCAAAGTATGCGTGAAGTCGGAAAACAAATTGCTGAGGCAGGCTATACAGTATATGGCCCGAGATTGACTGGGCATGGGACAGATCCAGAAGATATGGAGAAAGCCACTTATCAGGATTGGATCCATGATGTAGAAGCAGGACTTGAAAAGTTAAAGGAGACTTGTTCAACGGTATTTGTTGTCGGGCTGTCCATGGGTGGAACGTTAACCCTTTATCTTGCAGAGGAACATCCTGAAATTTCAGGTATCATGACCATTAACGGCGCAGTTGATATGAGTGAATTTGAAACAGGATACCAGCAATTGCAAGCATCAGGAGAACGGTTTGTTGAAGGCATTGGTTCAGACATTAAAAAAGAGGGTGTCACTGAACTTGCTTATGAGAAAACCCCGGTTAAAGCGATGGGAGAACTGGTTGCATTGATGAAACAAGTAAGAGAGAACTTATCAAAGGTAACAACGCCGACGCTCATTTTTTCATCAGACGAAGACCATGTCGTTCCGCCTGAAAACGCACAGATGATCTACAGGTCTATTGGCTCGCATGATAAGGAAATCATTGCAATGAAAAACAGTTATCATGTGGCCACACTCGATAACGATATGCCGCTCATCGTCTCTGAATGTCTTGATTTTATCGAAAAGCAAAGGAATGAATGA
- a CDS encoding TIGR04104 family putative zinc finger protein translates to MTKCDECGTRFKWVQIFLNIWSGYRPVPCRVCGTKHKIVYASRVIGSIAIVVPAVIVGFFVPELSMPLRVAGIFGAGFVVSLLLPFVLKYESRYELKGHEKQKDQ, encoded by the coding sequence ATGACTAAATGTGATGAATGCGGAACACGGTTTAAATGGGTACAGATCTTTTTAAACATCTGGAGTGGTTACAGACCGGTACCATGTCGAGTGTGCGGGACAAAACACAAGATTGTTTATGCGTCAAGAGTGATCGGATCCATTGCAATTGTCGTGCCGGCTGTGATTGTCGGCTTCTTTGTACCGGAGTTGTCTATGCCGCTAAGGGTGGCGGGTATCTTTGGTGCCGGATTTGTCGTTTCCTTGCTTTTACCTTTTGTGTTGAAATATGAATCCAGATACGAACTCAAAGGACATGAAAAACAAAAAGATCAATAA
- a CDS encoding DUF3889 domain-containing protein, whose translation MEGFIKLLGILLILILVSLSIDYVYAEPPYAKWGKLAMKEVKAAYPNADIVDYLHKGKRQTDTTSIQSFKLWLIENEQEFGVVVDIEFDSDTEEIVDIIITKQTLSILELSFHECVFRSHIFMTLSATVSSRNESVLASSTIPS comes from the coding sequence ATGGAAGGCTTCATAAAACTGTTGGGCATTCTTTTGATTCTAATATTGGTGTCCCTTAGTATTGATTATGTGTACGCTGAACCGCCTTATGCCAAGTGGGGCAAGCTTGCGATGAAAGAAGTCAAAGCAGCTTATCCTAATGCTGATATTGTAGACTATCTTCACAAAGGTAAGCGCCAAACTGACACAACGTCCATTCAGTCCTTTAAATTATGGCTGATCGAAAATGAACAAGAATTCGGTGTCGTTGTAGACATTGAATTCGATTCTGATACTGAAGAGATCGTCGACATCATAATAACCAAACAAACGCTATCTATTTTGGAGCTCAGCTTTCATGAGTGTGTTTTCCGCAGCCACATATTCATGACTTTGTCTGCAACCGTCTCCAGCCGCAATGAATCGGTATTAGCAAGCAGCACAATTCCAAGTTGA
- a CDS encoding response regulator transcription factor, translated as MWRVLLVEDQAIVRQGLKVILEQDDQIKVTQEAENGQEAIDLLEKHIVDFVMMDVRMPVMNGIEATRLIKKRWPHIKVLILTTFNDDEYAMQALREGASGFMLKTADGGKLIEAVYSTMQGGMTIHDEVAAKVMPRLLESAPEKNPIAQEDCNIELSERERAVVKLIGEGKTNKEIADTLFLSIGTVKNYLTQILQKTDLRDRTQLAIYAIRNGLTSEK; from the coding sequence ATGTGGCGGGTATTGCTTGTTGAAGATCAAGCGATTGTTAGACAAGGTTTGAAGGTTATTCTTGAGCAGGATGACCAGATTAAAGTGACTCAGGAAGCAGAAAACGGACAAGAGGCAATTGATTTGCTGGAGAAGCATATCGTTGATTTTGTTATGATGGACGTTCGTATGCCAGTGATGAACGGCATAGAAGCAACTCGGTTGATTAAAAAGCGTTGGCCGCATATAAAGGTGCTCATTCTGACAACATTTAACGATGACGAATACGCTATGCAGGCGCTGCGTGAAGGGGCGAGTGGTTTTATGCTTAAAACAGCAGATGGAGGCAAATTGATTGAAGCTGTATATAGCACCATGCAAGGGGGCATGACCATTCATGACGAAGTGGCTGCAAAAGTCATGCCTCGTTTGCTTGAAAGTGCTCCTGAAAAGAACCCCATTGCACAAGAGGACTGTAATATCGAACTATCAGAGCGAGAACGTGCAGTCGTGAAGCTTATTGGGGAAGGCAAAACGAATAAAGAAATTGCCGACACACTTTTTCTATCGATTGGCACCGTGAAAAACTACTTGACTCAAATATTGCAGAAGACCGATCTCCGTGACCGGACCCAGCTCGCCATCTATGCTATCCGAAATGGACTGACCAGTGAAAAATAA